In Pengzhenrongella sicca, a single genomic region encodes these proteins:
- a CDS encoding MarR family winged helix-turn-helix transcriptional regulator, whose protein sequence is MSTPTRLAPAVAPSSATVKPAQCRPGTLAGELRISLLRASRRLRMERSSTEITDGQYSVLHALAKLGPLTPGALAEREHVQPPQITRTVAALVEAGLVARGVHPTDKRQVLVTITEAGEQEVRETKRRREAWLAQRLKDLTLAERTVLAEATEILRRISTS, encoded by the coding sequence ATGTCCACCCCCACGCGTCTCGCACCGGCCGTCGCGCCGTCGTCGGCCACCGTGAAGCCGGCCCAGTGCCGGCCGGGCACGCTCGCGGGGGAGCTGCGCATCTCCCTGCTGCGGGCGAGCCGGCGGCTGCGCATGGAGCGCAGCAGCACCGAGATCACCGACGGCCAGTACTCCGTGCTGCACGCGCTGGCCAAGCTCGGGCCGCTGACGCCCGGCGCGCTCGCCGAGCGCGAGCACGTCCAGCCGCCGCAGATCACCCGCACGGTCGCCGCCCTGGTCGAGGCGGGACTGGTCGCGCGCGGCGTGCACCCGACCGACAAGCGGCAGGTGCTGGTGACCATCACCGAGGCCGGTGAGCAGGAGGTCCGCGAGACGAAGCGTCGTCGCGAGGCCTGGCTCGCCCAGCGCCTCAAGGACCTGACCCTGGCCGAGCGCACCGTCTTGGCCGAAGCAACCGAGATCCTCCGGAGAATTTCTACCTCGTGA
- a CDS encoding VanZ family protein, translating into MTSATWLPRHRRVTGAILAAYLVALVFVLGWPTPVDAGVNDTLLRALGWLHGHGLPAWVGYDQVEFAANVVLFVPVGLLLALELYRRPWWVAALGGFGLSVLAELAQALTRPDRFATGRDVLANTLGAVVGAAVIGARSRSRSRARPRRPAADAPARDYGPR; encoded by the coding sequence ATGACGTCCGCCACCTGGCTCCCCCGCCACCGGCGGGTCACGGGCGCCATCCTCGCCGCGTACCTCGTGGCGCTCGTCTTCGTGCTCGGCTGGCCCACTCCCGTCGACGCGGGCGTCAACGACACGCTCCTGCGGGCGCTGGGGTGGCTGCACGGGCACGGCCTGCCGGCCTGGGTCGGGTACGACCAGGTCGAGTTCGCGGCCAACGTCGTGCTCTTCGTGCCCGTCGGCCTGCTGCTGGCGCTCGAGCTCTACCGGCGGCCGTGGTGGGTCGCCGCGCTCGGCGGGTTCGGCCTGTCGGTGCTCGCCGAGCTCGCGCAGGCGCTCACGCGCCCCGACCGCTTCGCGACGGGACGGGACGTGCTCGCGAACACCCTGGGCGCCGTCGTCGGCGCCGCCGTCATCGGCGCCCGCTCCCGCTCGCGCTCGCGCGCACGCCCGCGTCGACCCGCGGCTGACGCACCGGCCCGCGACTACGGGCCGAGGTAG
- a CDS encoding CAP domain-containing protein: protein MGARCLAAGLGVVVLMAGCAAGPTPSPSSPTTPAPTSSPAAPPASAGPGVPGEYAAELVAGTDAARADEGLPALAPSACAQAAALERAAALVGAAELTHASLAGVIAACAPATTAAENLSRATAAPAEVLAAWLDSPGHRANLLDPDLTELGIGCVPDGAEMLCSQVYLGP from the coding sequence GTGGGCGCTCGCTGCCTCGCCGCCGGGCTCGGGGTGGTCGTCCTGATGGCGGGCTGCGCGGCCGGGCCGACGCCGTCGCCGTCATCGCCGACGACGCCGGCACCGACCTCGTCGCCAGCCGCGCCGCCGGCGTCGGCCGGACCGGGAGTTCCCGGCGAGTACGCGGCCGAGCTGGTGGCGGGGACCGACGCTGCCCGAGCGGACGAGGGGCTGCCGGCGCTGGCGCCCTCGGCGTGCGCGCAGGCCGCGGCGCTCGAGCGGGCCGCCGCGCTGGTCGGCGCGGCCGAGCTCACGCACGCGTCGCTCGCCGGGGTGATCGCTGCGTGCGCGCCGGCGACGACCGCGGCGGAGAACCTCAGCCGGGCCACCGCGGCGCCGGCCGAGGTGCTCGCGGCGTGGCTGGACTCACCCGGGCACCGGGCCAACCTGCTCGACCCCGACCTGACCGAGCTCGGGATCGGCTGCGTCCCCGACGGCGCCGAGATGCTCTGCAGCCAGGTCTACCTCGGCCCGTAG
- a CDS encoding UDP-glucose dehydrogenase family protein, with translation MRISVIGCGYLGAVHAAAMAKLGHDVVGVDVDAAKVDDLANARAPFFEPGLPELLAESSASGRLRFTTDMSEIAGSQVHFLCVGTPQKRGEFGADLGYVNSAFDAMLAHISPGDVIAGKSTVPVGTAENLAERLGVAEPGAVLVWNPEFLREGFAVKDTLHPDRLVYGLPDGAPGEHAKALLDEVYATPLSEHIPLVVTDYATAQLVKVAANSFLATKISFINAMAELCEATGADVTSLADAIGHDARIGRRFLNAGLGFGGGCLPKDIRAFMARAGELGVDQALSFLREVDSINMRRRVRMVDLAREVSGGSIVGRRIAVLGAAFKPNSDDVRDSPALSVAAQMQLQGAHVVVTDPQAIGNARKKWPDLSFADTAEEAATGADVVLLATEWDEYREIDPEKLALVVREKRVLDGRNGLDPELWRAAGWTYRALGRR, from the coding sequence ATGCGTATCTCGGTCATCGGCTGCGGATACCTCGGAGCGGTGCACGCCGCCGCGATGGCCAAGCTCGGGCACGACGTCGTCGGCGTCGACGTCGATGCCGCGAAGGTCGACGACCTCGCGAACGCTCGTGCCCCCTTCTTCGAGCCGGGCCTGCCCGAGCTGCTTGCGGAGTCCAGCGCGAGCGGCCGGCTGCGGTTCACCACCGACATGAGCGAGATCGCGGGCTCGCAGGTGCACTTCCTGTGCGTGGGCACCCCGCAGAAGCGCGGCGAGTTCGGGGCCGACCTCGGCTACGTCAACAGCGCGTTCGACGCGATGCTCGCGCACATCAGCCCCGGCGACGTCATCGCGGGCAAGTCCACCGTTCCCGTCGGCACGGCCGAGAACCTCGCCGAGCGCCTCGGGGTCGCCGAGCCGGGTGCCGTGCTCGTGTGGAACCCGGAGTTTCTGCGCGAGGGCTTCGCGGTCAAGGACACGCTGCACCCCGACCGGCTCGTGTACGGCCTGCCGGACGGGGCGCCCGGCGAGCACGCGAAGGCGCTGCTCGACGAGGTGTACGCGACCCCGCTGAGCGAGCACATCCCGCTCGTGGTGACTGACTACGCGACCGCGCAGCTCGTGAAGGTGGCCGCGAACTCCTTCCTGGCCACCAAGATCTCCTTCATCAACGCGATGGCTGAGCTGTGCGAGGCGACCGGCGCGGACGTCACGAGCCTCGCCGACGCGATCGGGCACGACGCGCGCATCGGCCGCCGGTTCCTCAATGCCGGCCTCGGCTTCGGCGGCGGGTGCCTGCCCAAGGACATCCGGGCGTTCATGGCCCGCGCGGGCGAGCTCGGCGTCGACCAGGCGTTGTCGTTCCTGCGCGAGGTCGACTCGATCAACATGCGCCGACGCGTGCGCATGGTCGACCTGGCCCGCGAGGTCTCGGGCGGCTCGATCGTGGGCCGCCGGATCGCCGTGCTCGGCGCCGCGTTCAAGCCCAACAGCGACGACGTGCGCGACTCGCCGGCGCTGTCCGTGGCGGCGCAGATGCAGCTCCAGGGCGCGCACGTCGTGGTCACCGACCCGCAGGCGATCGGCAACGCGCGCAAGAAGTGGCCCGACCTGTCCTTCGCCGACACCGCCGAGGAGGCCGCGACGGGCGCCGACGTCGTGCTGCTCGCGACGGAGTGGGACGAGTACCGCGAGATCGATCCCGAGAAGCTGGCCCTCGTCGTGCGCGAGAAGCGCGTGCTCGACGGCCGCAACGGGCTCGACCCGGAGCTGTGGCGCGCGGCGGGCTGGACCTACCGGGCCCTCGGGCGCCGTTGA
- a CDS encoding nucleoside-diphosphate sugar epimerase/dehydratase, with amino-acid sequence MAIFGAVWLRFDFVSTPLLERTTLEFALAAVAGHLVVGAFLGPYAVGHQRGSFEESIDIARTVAVTCAGLTVWALLADPLVVPRSVPVVAGTLALAGMFAVRFVIRSWRDHRLASRANQKRVIVFGAGEAGRHLVRSMVRDPRGGYFPVALLDDDRTKRRLHIDGVRVRGTRESIEAVARRQNASTLVVALPQADAPLIRELTDQAEAAGLDVLILPPLLEIIGEQPTVHDLRDVNLHDLLGRRPISLDTTAIAEKLAGRSVLVTGAGGSIGSELCRQIARFGPAKLYLLDRDETGLQTTQLSLSGEGLLTGDDTILADIRDLDCLRTVFERTRPDLVFHAAALKHLPLLETYPLEAWKSNVLGTLNVLAAAAESGVGTFVNISTDKAADPTCMLGYSKRVAERLTANYARTQPGRYVSVRFGNVLGSRGSVVHVFTAQIERGGPITLTHPDVERFFMLIPEACQLVLEAAAIGPDGEVMVLEMGDQVKILDVARTLIRLSGRSGIDITFTGLRTGEKLSEHLFASSEDRRVTSNPLVMSVPVPRLSGDEVLAIDMPSVHTAADVMRRQATFPLPSGV; translated from the coding sequence ATGGCCATCTTCGGCGCGGTGTGGCTGCGATTCGACTTCGTGTCCACGCCGCTGCTCGAGCGCACGACGCTCGAGTTCGCGCTCGCCGCCGTCGCCGGGCACCTCGTGGTCGGGGCCTTCCTCGGGCCGTACGCGGTCGGGCACCAGCGCGGCTCGTTCGAGGAGTCCATCGACATCGCGCGCACCGTCGCCGTCACCTGCGCGGGGCTCACCGTCTGGGCGCTGCTCGCCGACCCGCTGGTGGTCCCCCGCAGCGTGCCGGTGGTCGCGGGCACGCTCGCGCTGGCGGGCATGTTCGCGGTCCGGTTCGTCATCCGGAGCTGGCGCGACCACCGGCTCGCGTCGCGCGCCAACCAGAAGCGCGTCATCGTGTTCGGCGCCGGCGAGGCGGGCCGGCACCTCGTGCGCAGCATGGTGCGCGACCCCCGCGGTGGCTACTTCCCCGTCGCCCTGCTCGACGACGACCGCACCAAGCGCCGCCTGCACATCGACGGCGTCCGGGTGCGCGGCACGCGCGAGTCCATCGAGGCCGTCGCGCGCCGGCAGAACGCGAGCACGCTCGTCGTCGCGCTGCCGCAGGCCGACGCCCCCCTGATCCGCGAGCTCACGGACCAGGCCGAGGCCGCAGGGCTGGACGTGCTGATCCTGCCGCCGCTGCTGGAGATCATCGGCGAGCAGCCCACGGTCCACGACCTGCGGGACGTGAACCTGCACGACCTGCTCGGGCGGCGGCCGATCTCGCTGGACACCACGGCCATCGCCGAGAAGCTCGCGGGGCGGTCCGTGCTCGTCACGGGCGCGGGCGGTTCCATCGGGTCCGAGCTGTGCCGGCAGATCGCGCGCTTCGGCCCGGCCAAGCTCTACCTGCTCGACCGCGACGAGACCGGGCTGCAGACCACGCAGCTCAGCCTGTCGGGCGAGGGCCTGCTCACCGGGGACGACACGATCCTCGCCGACATCCGCGACCTCGACTGCCTGCGCACGGTCTTCGAGCGCACGCGCCCGGACCTCGTGTTCCACGCCGCGGCCCTCAAGCACCTGCCCCTGCTCGAGACCTATCCGCTCGAGGCGTGGAAGAGCAACGTGCTCGGCACGCTCAACGTGCTCGCGGCGGCCGCCGAGTCGGGCGTCGGGACGTTCGTGAACATCTCGACCGACAAGGCCGCGGACCCGACCTGCATGCTCGGCTACAGCAAGCGCGTGGCCGAGCGGCTGACCGCGAACTACGCACGCACCCAGCCGGGTCGGTACGTGTCCGTGCGGTTCGGCAACGTGCTGGGCTCGCGTGGCTCCGTCGTGCACGTGTTCACCGCACAGATCGAACGCGGCGGCCCCATCACCCTCACGCACCCCGACGTCGAGCGCTTCTTCATGCTCATCCCTGAGGCGTGCCAGCTGGTGCTCGAGGCCGCCGCCATCGGGCCGGACGGCGAGGTGATGGTGCTCGAGATGGGCGACCAGGTGAAGATCCTCGACGTGGCCCGGACCCTGATCCGGCTCTCCGGCCGCAGCGGGATCGACATCACCTTCACGGGGCTGCGCACCGGCGAGAAGCTCAGCGAGCACCTGTTCGCCTCGAGCGAGGACCGCCGGGTCACGAGCAACCCGCTGGTCATGAGCGTCCCGGTGCCGCGGCTGAGCGGCGACGAGGTGCTGGCGATCGACATGCCCAGCGTGCACACGGCGGCGGACGTGATGCGGCGCCAGGCCACGTTCCCCCTGCCGAGCGGCGTCTGA
- a CDS encoding DegT/DnrJ/EryC1/StrS family aminotransferase, with amino-acid sequence MSHVHLSKADTTEVEEQYVLDALRSGWVAPLGPHVDAFEHEVAERAGVAHALALSSGTAALHLALLELGAGPGTAVVVPSMTFVASAMPVVYTGAEPVFVDSRLDGNVDPELLLHAIDTLLAGGTRVVAAMSVDLFGRCAEYDEIVPGLADRGIPLLDDAAEAFGAAYRGRPAGSQGAAAVFSFNGNKILTTSGGGMLVSDNGQLIDRARYLSTQARQPADHYEHTEVGFNYRLSNVLAALGRAQLSRFDAMLSRRRAIRARYVESLADLDGVRVIGHDSPGRGDDEDNCWLTCIELDPAGTATSPERVIADLAREDIEARRLWKPMHLQPVFGASRTFSTGIASRLFARGVALPSGSALTDDDIDRVVKVLRGALVAAR; translated from the coding sequence ATGTCCCACGTGCACCTGTCGAAGGCGGACACGACCGAGGTCGAGGAGCAGTACGTGCTCGATGCGTTGCGGTCGGGCTGGGTCGCACCGCTCGGGCCCCACGTCGACGCGTTCGAGCACGAGGTCGCGGAGCGTGCCGGCGTGGCCCACGCGCTCGCGCTCTCGTCGGGCACGGCGGCGCTGCACCTGGCCCTGCTCGAGCTGGGAGCGGGGCCGGGAACCGCCGTCGTCGTCCCGAGCATGACGTTCGTCGCGTCCGCGATGCCCGTCGTCTACACCGGCGCCGAGCCGGTGTTCGTCGACTCCCGCCTGGACGGCAACGTCGACCCCGAGCTGCTCCTGCACGCCATCGACACGCTGCTCGCCGGGGGCACGCGCGTGGTCGCCGCCATGAGCGTCGACCTCTTCGGGCGGTGCGCCGAGTACGACGAGATCGTGCCCGGCCTGGCCGACCGCGGGATCCCCCTGCTCGACGACGCCGCCGAGGCCTTCGGCGCGGCGTACCGCGGGCGGCCCGCCGGCTCCCAGGGCGCGGCCGCGGTGTTCTCGTTCAACGGCAACAAGATCCTCACGACGTCCGGCGGCGGCATGCTCGTCAGCGACAACGGGCAGCTCATCGACCGAGCCCGGTACCTGTCCACCCAGGCCCGCCAGCCGGCGGACCACTACGAGCACACCGAGGTGGGCTTCAACTACCGGCTGTCCAACGTCCTCGCCGCGCTCGGGCGGGCCCAGCTGTCCCGGTTCGACGCGATGCTGTCCCGCCGCCGGGCCATCCGTGCGCGCTACGTCGAGAGCCTCGCCGATCTGGACGGGGTCCGGGTCATCGGCCACGACAGCCCGGGCCGCGGGGACGACGAGGACAACTGCTGGCTCACCTGCATCGAGCTGGACCCCGCCGGGACCGCGACCAGCCCCGAGCGGGTGATCGCCGACCTCGCGCGCGAGGACATCGAGGCGCGGCGGCTCTGGAAGCCGATGCACCTGCAGCCGGTGTTCGGGGCCAGCCGCACGTTCAGCACGGGCATCGCGTCGCGGCTCTTCGCCCGCGGGGTCGCGCTGCCGAGCGGCTCGGCCCTGACCGACGACGACATCGACCGGGTCGTGAAAGTGCTCCGCGGCGCGCTGGTGGCGGCGCGATGA
- a CDS encoding sugar transferase, whose translation MSRRRDLAKRALDLTVALALAVVTLPVQAAAAAAIRGTLGSPVLFRQRRPGRDGVPFVLVKFRTMADVDPARGLVDDAARLTPLGRWLRSTSIDELPTLWNVVRGDLSLVGPRPLLMQYLERYSPEQARRHEVRPGLTGLAQVAGRNALSWEDKLRLDVEYVDSRSLRGDLRILRATVPLLARRVGISAAGEATAAQFHGAAGPAS comes from the coding sequence ATGAGCCGCCGCCGCGACCTCGCCAAGCGCGCGCTCGACCTCACCGTCGCGCTCGCGCTCGCCGTCGTGACCCTCCCCGTCCAGGCGGCGGCGGCCGCCGCGATCCGCGGCACCCTCGGAAGTCCGGTGCTGTTCCGGCAGCGGCGGCCCGGCCGCGACGGCGTGCCGTTCGTCCTCGTGAAGTTCAGGACCATGGCCGACGTCGATCCGGCGCGCGGCCTCGTCGACGACGCGGCCCGGCTGACACCGCTCGGCCGCTGGCTGCGCTCGACGAGCATCGACGAGCTGCCGACGCTGTGGAACGTCGTGCGCGGCGATCTGAGCCTCGTCGGGCCGCGCCCCTTGCTGATGCAGTACCTCGAGCGGTACTCCCCCGAGCAGGCGCGGCGGCACGAGGTCCGGCCCGGCCTGACCGGGCTCGCCCAGGTCGCGGGCCGCAACGCGCTGAGCTGGGAGGACAAGCTCAGGCTCGACGTCGAGTACGTCGACAGCCGGTCGTTGCGGGGCGACCTGCGCATCCTGCGCGCTACGGTCCCGCTCCTCGCGCGGCGGGTGGGGATCTCGGCGGCGGGCGAGGCGACCGCGGCCCAGTTCCACGGCGCCGCGGGGCCCGCCTCGTGA
- a CDS encoding NeuD/PglB/VioB family sugar acetyltransferase yields the protein MIGPLFVVGAGGFGRETLSILHALAADGGLPPVTGVIDDDPARADLDRIEELGQRVVGTVADLARRTGPFGAVLAIGSAPARRRIADLLAGTPVRYPVVVHPDATIGRLVHLAEGVVVAPGARLSTNVLVGRHVQIDQNAVVGHDCVLEEFARLNPQVCVSGAVRIGSGALVGAAATVLPGLSVGADAIVGAGAVVTRSVAPGAVVKGVPAR from the coding sequence GTGATCGGCCCGCTGTTCGTCGTCGGCGCCGGGGGTTTCGGCCGCGAGACGCTGAGCATCCTCCACGCGCTCGCCGCGGACGGCGGCCTCCCGCCCGTCACCGGCGTGATCGACGACGACCCGGCGCGGGCCGACCTCGACCGGATCGAGGAGCTGGGCCAGCGCGTCGTCGGCACGGTCGCCGACCTCGCCCGGCGGACGGGCCCGTTCGGCGCGGTGCTGGCGATCGGCTCGGCACCAGCCCGGCGCCGGATCGCCGACCTCCTCGCCGGCACCCCGGTGCGCTACCCCGTCGTCGTCCACCCCGACGCGACGATCGGCCGGCTCGTGCACCTGGCGGAGGGGGTCGTGGTGGCGCCGGGCGCGCGCCTGAGCACGAACGTCCTCGTCGGCCGGCACGTCCAGATCGACCAGAACGCCGTCGTCGGCCACGACTGCGTCCTCGAGGAGTTCGCCCGCCTGAACCCGCAGGTCTGCGTGTCCGGGGCCGTCCGGATCGGCAGCGGCGCGCTCGTCGGCGCCGCGGCGACGGTCCTGCCGGGCCTGTCGGTGGGCGCCGACGCGATCGTCGGGGCAGGCGCCGTCGTGACCCGCTCGGTCGCGCCGGGCGCCGTCGTGAAGGGGGTTCCGGCCCGATGA
- a CDS encoding glycosyltransferase family 4 protein, whose product MRIAVVTQYYPPEPVPIPADVARGLAERGHDVRVLTGYPSYPAGRLAPGYRQRLRGRERERDGGVEVRRVPLVISHSLSAVGRLLSYASFAASSLAAGRFVRAADVVYVYATPMTAAIGPGWWSRTRGTPFVLHVQDLWPESVTGSSMLRGRALSRAVAAVLAPWLGWTYRSAAASIAVGPGMARLLVERGAPAERVVTVLNWSAAAWPAEAEPDPAGGRLDEPAGGRTGLHLVYAGNVGDAQDLETVVRAAALVRDLDGFRVSVVGSGVAEGRIHDLVRGLKATNVVLAGRVPRDLMHPIHRSADFELVPLKDLPIFRVTIPSKLQESLALGIPVITTVAGDVADLVTREGLGLASAPGDPVRLAEAFRAAYALPPAERRAMGARASAYSRAAMSRVAALDAIERVVTSAAGPGPWKTGPDSDSRTGRRRGRPRGRLEDR is encoded by the coding sequence ATGAGGATCGCGGTCGTCACGCAGTATTACCCGCCGGAACCCGTGCCCATCCCCGCCGACGTCGCGCGCGGCCTGGCCGAGCGCGGGCACGACGTCCGCGTGCTCACGGGCTACCCGAGCTATCCGGCCGGGCGGCTCGCACCCGGCTATCGCCAGCGCCTGCGGGGCCGCGAGCGCGAGCGCGACGGCGGCGTCGAGGTCCGCCGCGTCCCGCTCGTGATCAGCCATTCGCTCAGCGCGGTCGGCCGGCTGCTCAGCTACGCCAGCTTCGCCGCGAGCTCGCTCGCCGCCGGCCGATTCGTGCGCGCCGCCGACGTCGTCTACGTGTACGCGACCCCGATGACCGCCGCAATCGGCCCCGGCTGGTGGTCGCGGACCCGGGGGACGCCGTTCGTGCTGCACGTCCAGGACCTCTGGCCGGAGTCCGTCACCGGGTCGTCGATGCTCCGGGGCCGGGCGCTGTCGCGGGCCGTCGCGGCCGTGCTCGCGCCGTGGCTGGGCTGGACCTACCGGTCCGCCGCGGCGTCGATCGCGGTCGGCCCCGGGATGGCGCGGCTGCTGGTCGAGCGCGGCGCCCCGGCCGAGCGCGTGGTCACGGTGCTCAACTGGTCGGCGGCCGCCTGGCCGGCGGAGGCGGAGCCCGACCCGGCCGGCGGCCGGCTTGACGAGCCGGCGGGCGGACGCACGGGCCTGCACCTCGTGTACGCCGGGAACGTCGGCGACGCCCAGGATCTCGAGACGGTCGTGCGCGCGGCGGCGCTGGTGCGCGATCTCGACGGGTTCCGCGTGAGCGTCGTCGGCTCGGGGGTCGCCGAGGGCCGCATCCACGATCTCGTGCGCGGCCTCAAGGCGACCAACGTCGTCCTGGCCGGGCGGGTCCCCCGCGACCTGATGCACCCGATCCACCGGAGCGCCGACTTCGAGCTCGTGCCACTCAAAGACCTGCCGATCTTCCGCGTGACCATCCCCTCGAAGCTCCAGGAGAGCCTGGCCCTCGGCATCCCGGTCATCACGACCGTGGCCGGCGACGTCGCCGACCTCGTCACCCGCGAGGGGCTCGGCCTTGCGAGCGCGCCCGGCGACCCGGTGCGGCTCGCCGAGGCCTTCCGCGCGGCCTACGCCCTGCCCCCGGCCGAGCGCCGCGCGATGGGTGCGCGCGCGAGCGCCTACTCGCGCGCCGCGATGTCGCGGGTCGCCGCCCTCGATGCGATCGAGCGCGTCGTGACCAGCGCCGCGGGCCCGGGCCCGTGGAAGACTGGCCCTGACTCGGACAGCAGAACCGGTCGGCGGCGCGGCCGACCGCGAGGCCGCTTGGAGGACCGGTGA
- a CDS encoding polysaccharide biosynthesis protein: protein MQGATVTITGGTGSFGSTMVGHLLTRGVGEVHILSRDETKQDDMRTRFADSRLKFFLGDVRDPDSVADALIGTDFVFHAAALKQVPSCEFFPQQAVKTNVLGSHNVVEAAAAAGVRAVVFLSTDKAVYPVNAMGMSKALMEKTAQAFARSHPGSRTTVSLTRYGNVMYSRGSVIPLFVRQLQAGLPLTVTEPRMTRFLMSLPESVGLVEYAFTHAEPGDLFVRKAPACTVEVLARAVASLLGVEAPELKRIGTRHGEKLHETLLSREEMVKAQDRGDYFRVPLDARSLQYELYYEEGAPEANTFDDYTSENTTRLDLEQTKALLLQLPEFQALAGSAR, encoded by the coding sequence ATGCAGGGCGCCACCGTGACGATCACGGGCGGCACCGGATCCTTCGGCTCGACGATGGTCGGCCACCTCCTCACGCGCGGCGTCGGCGAGGTCCACATCCTGTCCCGGGACGAGACGAAGCAGGACGACATGCGCACCCGGTTCGCCGACTCGCGGCTGAAGTTCTTCCTCGGCGACGTGCGCGACCCCGACAGCGTCGCGGACGCGCTCATCGGGACCGACTTCGTGTTCCACGCGGCGGCGCTCAAGCAGGTGCCCTCGTGCGAGTTCTTCCCGCAGCAGGCCGTCAAGACGAACGTGCTCGGCAGCCACAACGTCGTCGAGGCGGCTGCGGCGGCCGGCGTGCGCGCCGTCGTCTTCCTCTCCACCGACAAGGCGGTCTACCCGGTCAACGCGATGGGCATGTCCAAGGCCCTGATGGAGAAGACCGCGCAGGCCTTCGCGCGCAGCCACCCGGGCTCGCGCACGACCGTGTCCCTGACCCGGTACGGCAACGTCATGTACTCGCGCGGCTCCGTCATCCCCCTGTTCGTCCGGCAGCTCCAGGCGGGCCTGCCCCTGACCGTGACCGAGCCGCGGATGACCCGGTTCCTCATGTCGCTGCCGGAGTCCGTCGGGCTGGTCGAGTACGCGTTCACGCACGCCGAGCCGGGCGACCTCTTTGTGCGCAAGGCGCCGGCCTGCACGGTCGAGGTGCTCGCCCGCGCGGTTGCGAGCCTGCTCGGGGTCGAGGCGCCGGAGCTCAAGCGGATCGGGACCCGGCACGGCGAGAAGCTGCACGAGACGCTGCTCTCGCGCGAGGAGATGGTCAAGGCGCAGGACCGGGGCGACTACTTCCGCGTGCCGCTCGATGCCCGGTCGCTGCAATACGAGCTGTACTACGAGGAGGGCGCGCCGGAGGCCAACACCTTCGACGACTACACGTCGGAGAACACCACGCGCCTCGACCTCGAGCAGACCAAGGCGCTGCTGCTCCAGCTGCCCGAGTTCCAGGCGCTGGCCGGGTCCGCGCGGTGA
- a CDS encoding polysaccharide biosynthesis C-terminal domain-containing protein, with amino-acid sequence MKVLLTGAGGFLGWHTRARLQALTAHDVVAVTRAQWPDLAALARGADAVVHIAGVNRGDDAEVERGNLDLARDVADAVRASGSAPRIVFADSIQAGGDSPYGRGKRAAADVLARAADDVGSALVDVRLPNLFGEHGRPRYNSFVATFVDAVMRGEPPQVADRPVDLLHVQAAAQTLLDALAAPAGRIEPAGTPTTVAAVLRTLRDLDRVYAGSDIPPLLTELDVDLFNTLRTARFPASYPLALTRRTDDRGSLVEVVRAHGGQGQTFVSTTRPGITRGEHFHLRKVERFVVLAGTARISLRRLFTEKIVNFDVAGETPVVVDMPTGWAHNITNTGAGELTTLFWTHELFDPAAPDTFPEAVGT; translated from the coding sequence GTGAAGGTCCTGCTCACGGGCGCCGGCGGCTTCCTCGGCTGGCATACGCGCGCTCGCCTGCAGGCCCTGACCGCGCACGACGTCGTCGCCGTCACCCGGGCGCAGTGGCCGGACCTCGCGGCCCTCGCCCGGGGCGCCGACGCCGTCGTGCACATCGCTGGGGTGAACCGGGGCGACGACGCCGAGGTCGAGCGCGGCAACCTCGACCTCGCGCGCGACGTCGCCGACGCCGTGCGAGCGAGCGGGTCGGCGCCGCGGATCGTGTTCGCCGACTCGATCCAGGCCGGCGGCGACAGCCCGTACGGCCGGGGCAAGCGGGCGGCGGCCGACGTGCTCGCGCGCGCGGCCGACGACGTCGGGTCGGCTCTCGTCGACGTGCGGCTGCCGAACCTGTTCGGTGAGCACGGCCGGCCCCGCTACAACTCGTTCGTCGCGACCTTCGTCGACGCCGTCATGCGCGGCGAGCCGCCGCAGGTCGCGGACCGCCCGGTCGACCTGCTGCACGTGCAGGCCGCGGCGCAGACCCTGCTCGACGCGCTCGCCGCGCCGGCCGGCCGGATCGAGCCCGCGGGCACCCCGACGACCGTCGCCGCCGTGCTGCGCACGCTGCGCGACCTCGACCGCGTGTACGCGGGCTCGGACATCCCGCCGCTGCTGACCGAGCTCGACGTCGACCTGTTCAACACGCTCCGCACCGCGCGCTTCCCCGCGTCCTACCCCCTCGCGCTGACCCGGCGCACCGACGACCGCGGGAGCCTCGTGGAGGTCGTGCGCGCGCACGGCGGCCAGGGGCAGACGTTCGTGTCGACGACGCGGCCGGGGATCACCCGCGGCGAGCACTTCCACCTGCGCAAGGTCGAGCGCTTCGTCGTGCTGGCGGGCACGGCCCGGATCTCGCTGCGCCGGCTGTTCACGGAAAAGATCGTCAACTTCGACGTCGCCGGCGAGACGCCCGTCGTCGTCGACATGCCCACCGGCTGGGCGCACAACATCACCAACACCGGCGCGGGCGAGCTGACCACGCTGTTCTGGACGCACGAGCTGTTCGACCCCGCGGCCCCCGACACCTTCCCCGAAGCGGTCGGCACCTGA